Part of the Pyxicephalus adspersus unplaced genomic scaffold, UCB_Pads_2.0 Sca136, whole genome shotgun sequence genome, aagtcttggagccgtgcgtgtgatgaggttatgagtgaggaagtcattagtaggtcattagaagAGTGAAGATAGCGGCTAGGGGGTAATTTTCTATTCGGTCAtcaaggtaagtggggcaagaactgtggagagatttgaaggcaaaatgAGAgcaatacaggttctcttttgaAAGATACATTCATGGGTTGCTTCCTAATTTACCCCAAGTTTTACGAAGGTATAGTCAGCGAAAAAGCATAtaaggcagcaaaaaaaatatatcatgcagcagccaatgagggggggggggtcatgtttCATTGTTCGAACAACTGTAAGTGGTGATGAATGAGAAAATCAGATAGCCATTAGTTACTGCATTTCCCATTTTGGCAAACACATATTTTGTCTTACAGGAATGGGACGAGAAGTGGAAAATCTTATCCTTGAAAACACGCAGCTTCTGGAAACAAAGTACGATCCCTTTTGTTATTGATGGTTCTCATGTTTTGATAGTTCTCATGTAAAGGTAAATGCCCCCTACTTCTGGATATGGAGAAGTATGCAATCGCCTCCCAGGAGAGTCCTAAGGGTTTAGTAGCAAAGCCTGAATGCTGTAATGTGAAAGGTAGAAATAAACTCCAACCACAGAGGAACAGATTAGTGAAAGAACACGGGGAAAATAAAGATCAATGGTTGTGGGATATCCTACCACTTTACCTGGAATAGGCAAGCTAAGAGTCCTTTATGCCTGACATGTACCCACCTGTATATGTTATAAACTCAACACTTAGTGCAACTGAGATTTAGCCGTTTAGCTTCATTTAGAATTGGTGATAACAGGAATATTCGGTCCATCATCATCATGTCCTCAATTCCAGGAATGCCCTAAACGTGGTGAAAAACGATCTGATCGCCAAGCTGGATGAGCTGATGTGTGAGAAGGACGTATTACAGGGCGAGCTGGCTTCCATCAAACACACCAAACAGAAGCTGGAGGAAAAGAACAAGGAGCTGGAGGAGGAactgaaaaagtaattttacacCATTGCACAGCTGCCATATTATTCTAACCTATTACTATAAGTTTCCAGTTGAGGGACAGACTTGCATTTCTTTCATAGAATACTTAGAGATGGTACAAAGGTTATCAGTAATTTGTAAATAAGTGTTACGTAAATGATTGAGTTTATGGAATGAGTTGAGATCATTGCCACCCCACGGCTGCTTTTTCTATCGGTCTATCGGTGCTTTTTACTATCGGTAATAAAGAATGTGATTTTGTTCCAGGGCTAGGGCAGAAGCCGAGGAAGCAAGACAGAAAtcaaaagaggaagaagatgtaagttacttttattttataatattcaatatgttcatcccaaaaacatactcaaaaaaggtaataaatgatttctaaaacctctccaagactgaagaggataaacatcggtgaacctgggtaaaaaaaaaaaaacgaaatggatctggtcctggattaaaaCCGGTTGTAGATGACTCTTCCGGgcaaactattccaggtttgctggatcacccagcttcactaatgaaagtgtatcctcttggagagctttaataaatgaatccTAGATTTTTAATATAGATGGGGAACTGGCTGAGACCTTTATCAGGGTTTGATGGACCAGTCTTCTGGATAGGAACTGACATGGGGTGTCTACTGTAACAAAACACCCTATTTATAAGCAATTGTGGTTATTTTCTGATAAATGGGctagaaaacatttaaatgaaatgacATATAATTTAAACACTCTGGGATGTAATCCAGTAACTAATCAGTGTCTGTTTTGTCTCCATTTCTAAATGGTTTTCTTTACTGAAGAGCGACGTGCCTACAGCTCAGCGAAAGCGGTTTACACGGGTGGAGATGGCGCGGGTGCTGATGGAGAGGAACCAATATAAGGAAAGACTGATGGAGCTGCAGGAGGCCGTGCGCTGGACTGAAATGATCAGGTATGTGTGCAGTCTGATGGACATCATGGAACAAAACATTACCTTGGGTGGTCTtgtaaaaagataacaaaaacttCCTACAAGAAATCAATTTCAAAACAACTTATATTTATTAACtgattttaaaattgtgaatATAAATTATACCTTTGAATAAACATTACCTGATCAAAAGAAAATCTCCAAGCTTATAGAGGTAATATTATCATCTAGGGtggcttcagttggtcaggtcctAACTAATGTTGTGTCCAAAAAATGGAGTCAGTTGgctaaatatattgaataaattaatTGAAGTGTTTCCATCAATCGATTTTTCTTACCCGATGGGACTGACATATTCCAACTTGTCAATATCAGGATACATCAGGTTTAGATCATAAAAGATAGGTTTAGGGAACATGAGACTTCATTTTCACACGTGGATTGACCATACCTAGATCCTTAAAGTGGATCTGAGGTTcaactttttaaatttgtgcaGGATTTATGTCATCCCTGCCTAGCCGATCAAGACGGCCAAGAATagcaaaaggaaaaagatggtgtcTCCCTGCGACAGAgctggaacaggtgagtatagcagggtttgGGTTCGGTTCATCTCCTTTGAGAATCTTTGGCATGTGCTGGACTACTCAGACTACTTAGTCTCTAACCATCAGTACCAgatctttgcaaaaaaataatccaaCTCTGGAAGGAgaaaaatgttgtgacattgcaatTGGTGCAATATGATCAAAGCATGCTGTAACCAAAGCTTAAGGTTTGGATTGTTTAATGAACCAACACCCATCTCagatttctgaaatgtttttttttttttttcttccagggcATCAAGAGAGAATCCAGCCATGCAGGAGAAAAAGAGATCCAGCATCTGGCAGTTGTAAGTGGGAGGCGAACATTTCTACAATGCTAAAGAAATGAAATTAGCGAACAGCATCCATTTTGCACATTAGTTTTCCAATATTCTCCTCAGAAattattagacattttttaaacctgggtgggaagaagctgtagacaaGTTGTgacctctgtattgtgacccaacttttcagtaaccaccccaaaaaaacagttgggtggttactgaaaagtcctaGGTGGAGCACCCAGCTAAGAACGCTGGTTTTCAGTTGATTATGAAGTGTTGACCTTTAATTTGGTTGAGAGATTTCTCTTGAAAAGCTGTGTCAACGATGGCTAATGCTTTGTTTTCTCAGGCAGTCTGCATCTCTGTGACTATTGGGTTTGTGTTCTTGTATCAATCTatgcaatctttattttttgtcctggACAATTCTGTagtcagaaaaatgtttttttttgttttttttttttttacaaaaaatctcTTACAAGTAAAATCCTCCTgcttaaaagaacattttttttaaaattcaatcttgtTCTCTCATGTTTAGTTTCAGCCGTCTGTTCAGCTCTTCTGGTACTGCTTCTAAGAAACCCGACTTGCCTGTCAACGTCCGCTACAACGCCCCGACCTCTCACATCACCCCCTCCATTAAGAAGAAGAGCAGTGCCTTAGCCAAACTCCCCAGCGACAAGTCCAAAGCCTTCGACTTTCTTAGTGACGAGTGAGTGGCGTCTTTGTTAGCACATTCACATACAGCCTGCTGTCTGAATCGACCAATGAAGATCAGTAAAGAGATTTGTTCAGCACTAAAAGATTTAATGCAGCcttaaaggaaattatttttctggTGGGATCTTACACCATGTATATATGTTTGGGAGACATTAGATTTCTTAGaatgcttaaaatgtttttgtaatgggCTGAAAGTGTGGTGGATAAACAAACTATTTGGCAGCTAACATGTCAGCCTGTTGGAAACTACTGACAAATCTTACTCTTTACCTGTGAAAATGTGaatacaggagctgccattgcagactttctttttaaagtgcattttttggagctgTCATTCTAAGCTATAATAAGTccttgacccagaacaagcagaTATTTGCATTTAATATGTACGGGATAGTTCCATGTTAGTTACACATTGAGTTAGTAAAAGGATCATGATGATAGCCAGGAACAGTTAACAATGGCTGTCCCTCTATTTCTTCTCTGACCTGATCCCCTTAAGGGCTGCTGATTTAGCACTGCaatgttctgtatttattgatttgtGTCTAATCATCTCTTGACAGTACTGAAGCCTCTCTGGCTTCCCGGAGAGAACAGAAAAGAGAACAGTACCGCCAGGTGAAAGCACACGTCCAGAAGGAAGATGGCCGCATTCAGGCGTTTGGCTGGAGTCTTCCTCAGAAGTACAAACCGGTGTGCATACAATGTTTTAAtaagtatattatgtttttacatgCTTGATACCAGTCTCTGGAGTATTTCAGGATCTTTCTTTAAAGCTATCTGTCCATGATATAATTTCAGCTTCCTAACGGTGGCCAAAGCGAAGGCAAAATGAAGAACTTGCCGGTTCCAGTATACCTGAGGCCGCTGGATGAAAAAGACTCCTCAATGAAGGTGACATTATGGCTGCCTTCTCTATAATAAGGTCAGTTTGTTATTCCTGCGCTCCCAGTAACAGAGACTTTATATATCCTCTTTTAGTTGTGGTGTGCAGTTGGTGTCAACTTATCTGGTGGGAAGACGAGAGATGGCGGCTCAATTATTGGGGCCAGCGTCTTTTATAGCGACCTCCCAGGCTCAGACATGGATGACCAGAAGCCACGCAGCGAGTCCCAAAGCAGTTTAGATAAACTAGAACAAGAGCTGAAGGTGAGTGACCCTCCAAAAAGaacaaactataaaaacaaaatatatggctTGTTTTAGTACTATAATAATCCGGCTTATCATGCTGTTAAAACATTTGGCTTATTATATCGTAACATTTGTATTAAGATCTAATTATACTGTACTTTAGTGCTTTTGGAAAGTCCACTTTTGTGCACTGCAGTCATTCAATTTTAATGACACTCACATTTGCATATGTGGTGTGACCGTATCccatttactttccttttttttttttttttttttcacatgcccCAAGGCACACTGCTTTAGCTAACTGTGATGGGGGTTCTAGCTGTTTTATACAGTTCTGTGTCATTATGTATTTTAACCCCTCAGGTCCAGCAGAAAGAGTTAAGGCACCAAGATGAATTGTCTAGCCTGGTGTGGATCTGTACAAGCACACACTCCTCTACCAAGGTCATTATCATTGACGCCAACGACCCTGGAAATGTTCTGGATACTTTTATAGTTTGCAACTCCCATGTACTGTGCATTGCCAGTGTGCCAGGTAAGACTGATTTCAGTACATTGATAATGTCCCTGGATTAATATGCTTCCTGTCCTGCACCATCATTTTTCTGCTTCATCTAGTTCATGCACACTTTTGTTCTTTATCATATATAACATTCCTATTTCATGTTCAGCCTTACCCAGAGCATTCCTGCTTGCAGCTCCGTGTAATCTAGAATGTTTCTGCATCATCTGGAACACTTTTAGAGCAGTAGTTTGAACCAGTGCTAGTCCGTGGCCTAGGCTGTGAACTGGTGCTGGTCTGTGGCTTTTAGGTTCGGGCCCATGGGTGACGGGAGGTGGAGGCGCCGGTGCCCCTCTTTGCtctgctctggagctggtggagGTGTGGCAGAGGGGGCACGGGTGGCTCTGCTTGCAGGGCAGCTGCTGGCAGTGGTGGAGCGGTGTATGTGAGGCTTGCACTTCTCTGCCTTTCCTGGGGGCCTGGACAGCACACTAGCTTTCTTACGTTGCTCTGCTGTTCTCAGCTGGTGTGCTTGACTGGAGGGGCTCGGGGTGGCAGAGTGGCGTAGGAAGATCATGTACCGGCCCGTGGCAATATTTTGTGGTCTGTTGCCGGGCTCTGCTGTTggaaaggttggggacccctgatctagagcaaATATTATACACAATATTGTCTGTAATGATGGTACATCTTTTCTAAATAGctactggttttgttttttttcttttgcaggtgTTATGGAAACAGACTATCCTTCAGGAGACTCCACCAAACTAGATACAGACTCTGGGCAGGCTGAGAAATCTTCCTTATCAGAGAGTCTAGTAAGCAGCACCTCTTCATCAGAGCAGCCTGTGGGGGGTGTCCGAGTCACTGTTGCCTCTGCAGAGGAATCAGAGCCCCCCTTACCACAAACTGCCAGTGTTATTATTACCGAGGCAGAGTGCAATCCAGGTGAGATTGGGATGTTTAGGTAGTTGGTTTAGGTTACTGATCAAGCGAATCAGATTTGGTGGGAAGCTTTAGAGGCAGGTAATACACACTGCTAACAAACACTCCTTTTGATTATGATGACAGATCCTGATTCTACCAATACTGAGCTAGATGACAATGTGCCCACAGCAGAAGAGGCAACTGAGGCCACAGAAGTGGGAGATGGCACCACAGATGATGTGGCAGATATTCAGGCTGGGATCTATACAGAACACGTCTTCACAGACCCCCTGGGTGTACAAAACACAACAGAGGATTCCGGCTGCCAGCCCAGGTGGGGGTCATTTACATTACCAGGTTCACATTTGGTTAGTCCGAATGCCAAAACATAACCATGTACCCTAAGTAATGGTCAAAAACTGTCCAAACCTTGCGAAATTTATATGCTTATTATAATATAAGGAAATTTGTTTCTAATCAGAAACCTGGGATCTTATGGACAAAACAAGAactaatgcaaaaatatttttaaacattactgATTGTTTTGTCCAAGAGATCccatgtttcttaaaaaaaaaattttttttagttctagttTTAAAACCATTTATGGGCTCGCCTCTGATCTGATGTACTTgtgattttattaaacaatgagCCCAGGCCTCCAGCACTTTAGGGTGGTACTGGTGATGTTACCTTACTttctacagtgctcaacccagaaattttttttaagccggttgGGAGGACATTGTAGGTGTGTAAATTGTAGATCCCCCTTTATTGTGAcaaaactcatcagtaaccactcaTAAACAGCCGGggggttgctgaaaagtgctgggttgtgCACACAGcaaaaaggggccggggagaacactgctagcAGAGCTGGAGGCTGGAAATCccacaaaaatacacatttgcaTTGGATCAAAGTACATTTTTGCAAGATTTCAAGCTCCCTGCTGTGAaaacttggttgttgtggagaaCACTGGCCACATGTTTTTGATAGATCGTAAAACCAGGTGCCCTTCCTAGGCTTCTTCTCTTCCCTCCCTGATATGCCAGTGCACCAGGAGGTAAGGCTAGGTTatactttgcttttcttcttctcaCTCATTGGCTCACACCAcccacaaaaattatatttataggaGTTACAATCTGCatgaataaaatgtactttgtgcattaaaaagtaaaagttgaaGTTAAAATGTAAggtttgatgcaaaaaaaaaaaaagcagcagcagGTATTAGAATATTTGACACTGTGAGCTCAGCAGTGAGATTACGGACAATTATTTTGCACTCTTTACTGTTAGCCCATAAGACATTGGCGAAGGGTGATATAGATGTTGTGGAGGAAAGTTGCAGCCAAAATACTGAATGATTTTAACACCTGGCTCTCTCTCATCCTGCAGCAGCGAGTCGGACTTATACAAAGATGGAGTGGCGACTCTTCCCAGTGAACAGGACCTGATGAGAGAAGAAGCCCAGAAGATGAACAGCCTGCTGCCTACAATGTGGCTAGGAGCGCAGAATGGACAGTACGTTTTGTTGGCCCCCTGCACTGTTTTGTGGGGACGGTTGTATAAAACAAATGCTTTGATtgacaaatgtttcttttgcagcTTGTATGTACATTCATCTGTCGCCCAGTGGAAGAAGTGTCTGCTCCAAATTAAACTAAAGGATTCCATTCTCAGTATTGTGTAAGTATAGCCTGTATGGGAAAATGGAGCGGTGTTTAGAGTATTGCTAACCTTTTAGTGTTCACCTGAAAACTTGTAATTATTCACTATGGCAGTTCGTTATTTTATGTAGGTTTATTAGTTCTGGTTCATGTTCGTGTGTTGGGCTGAGCTAAGGGATtcccatttatttgaataggctgcctaACACCCTGCTGCTCATTGAACGTGCATGCTTTAGGGCAGgtttgggcaaacttttttagtcaggggccacaatctgaaataaaatttgacagaggggccaggccaataggagagtgggcggggttatgccctCATGACTGGCGCCACTGAACATGATAGCATAACCCCacccgctctcccatcgcagatctgagcttgtggtgggagagtgggtgggctgtgtcactgAACACAAcacgctcactctcccatcgctggcttAGAACCTGGGGACATATTACGCGACTCTAGACatcccagctgggtccttctcctgaccagagccgcggaccacccaaagggccggagaaacatccctattgggccgtagtttCCCCATGCCTTCTTTAGGGCCACTGGCAAGGTGGCAAGTGTTATCACGGTGCACCAATACTTATTAAATTTGATAACCTTGCAGTTTGTTTTCCTAATTTAGGAAATTCTTAAAATAGTACTCAAAATTTTGTTACTAATCTCCCtctgaaatgttttttacttcatatattcCAGCCACGTTAAGGGGATTGTATTAGTGGCACTTGCTGATGGAACACTGGCGATCTTTCATCGAGGAGTTGGTATGTAAAATACGCAGGAGCAGAGTACAATATCTGCATATCTTTTATCCAGAGTACCCTTTTACTTTCTAGACATCTAAAGGGAGGCTTTatcttttttgaatatttttaatggtTCAGAAGACTTTATAAATAGTCATTAACTGCCAATAAATATTCTTCTGACTCCTTACTCTATATATTGATGTCTTTGTCATTTTCACTGTGTTTGCCAAAATTGTGAGCTGAGCATATTACATTGTGAACAACAGTTATTACAATCTGATCTATTTATCTGTTTAACTTTGTAAAtgttaagatttttttgttttgttttttagatggcCAATGGGATCTTTCCAACTATCACCTCCTTGATTTTGGTCGTCCCCATCACTCAATCCGATGTATGACTGTGGTGCATGAGAAGGTCTGGTGTGGATACAGGAACAAAATCTACATTGTACATCCAAAGACGATGAAAATTGAGGTGAGCAGAGAGGTTTCTTGGCCGGCTCTGACTGCGGTAGAACACTGTCTGGGTTGTCTATTAATAAGCTGAGCatgattttatttgtatgttttccatgTGTCCAGAAATCTTTTGATGCCCATCCAAGGAAAGAGAGCCAGGTGAGACAGCTGGCTTGGGTCGGCGATGGTGTTTGGGTTTCTATCCGGCTCGATTCGACATTACGGTTGTACCATGCACACACCTACCAACATCTGCAAGATGTGGACATTGAGCCCTACGTTAGCAAAATGCTGGGTAAGTTTGTACATTTTGTCACACTTCAAAAAATTGATACTTAAGGTATCAATCGTGTAAATAGTTCTGCTAGCAGAGTCACGTTTTAGACACCActgagcaaaatatttaaaattaaactgcatTTTCATGCACAATTCAGCTATCCTTTGTGCCTTCTTCACCTGAGCTAAACTAAGTCACCCCCTTCTCCACAGATCTCCAGCAGAGTGAAAATCTACATTGGAAACATGTATTGCAGCAGaaatctgctttttgtttttactggtcttactttactgattttttttttccttcctttccctgaaATCCTGATTTATGTAACATggttgtaaattaatttttttcaggcACTGGAAAACTGGGATTTTCCTTTGTTAGGATAACAGCGCTGATGGTGTCCTGTAACCGGCTTTGGGTGGGCACAGGGAATGGTGTCATCATCTCTATCCCCCTGACTGAGagtaagtataaataaaaagacgATGAATATACAGAGAGATATGagatcagaacaccaacataCCTGCCAGGAATTCTGTAGACAAATCCACAACAACAgtgtcataaaacataaaaaaaaatccattttgtattatatttaggGGTGTTTAGGGAGAGTTAGCCAAGGGCAAAGgtttaaaattgttcattttaagCCCTGCAATTATGTTTCCAGTTTTGTAATCTTTAATTTAGTAAAGAAGAAGAATGATTAATGATATATTGGCTGGAGATTATTCCTGGAGGCATTAGATTGAGAATAAGCCAGAGTAGATCTGTACATTGAGGGTCTGCAGGATGTCGGGGTCACAGAGACAAAATTAATGGAGACAAACTTTGTTGGAATACCTTTTCCATTTCATGAGCTGGGTGGTGGAGCGTTCTCCTAAAAGCATCTTCTGCGACTTCTATTGTAAGTTAGGCAAGTGCTAATTCTTAAAGATAAACATACAGTCATGtgtaaaagtaagtacacctcatAGAAAAgggttttggtattttaaatctatacattttaattcatgcaaaacaataaaacagaaataggcAAAGGTTTGTGTGCCAATACATGGAAAGATGAATAATAgatatattagatataaaaatatgtgagGATGTTTCACTCTGTATAACATGACCGGTTGGTGAGGAGCAGAAGCTTCTTACAATCTGCATGGTAGCAGAACGTGAAAACAGAAATTCAAGGTTCGGTTTAATTATCGCTTTGCTATGGAGGTGTGTGATGCCAATATCAAAAAATGTTCCATAAGGCCCACAAACGGAAGGTTGTAAATATCTGAGCCTATGAAGGAATcgctcatatttttttttttttaaacacaatttcacTGTAGGGGAAATCAAATGCAGAGCTTTATAAACGATTGCTAATTTGCAGGGACAGCCCAAAGTCTCATTAAAACTTGTGGGAAGATCTGGACCTGACAGGTAACCTCCTGgacagttcatttctgtctggatttatatgtctggAAGGAAACGTATCACAAAACTCACCAAATAAAGTTAGACTGGTGCAGGTCTGCAATATCCctacaaaaagtaatttctgttaAAGAATCTGTACCAGTTTCTGAGGTCAaggatgtacttattttttctcAGTACACTGTTACATATTAAggaaaaaatgttcttgtgtatgttttttttaaattattattattaccacttTTATCTATAGACATTGGTAATGTTTGCCCTGTATAAATTTGCTGACGATTCTCatgaggtgtacttactttttctcaGTACACTGTtacacaagaacattttttccttattatgtatgttttttttaaattatcattattaccaCTTTTATCTATAGACATTGGTAATGTTTGCTGACAATTCTCatgaggtgtacttacttttttacatgactgtgttgTGAACCTACCGGGCCATTGGGTGGAGGGGAAGTCCTAGGCTCCAGTTACCAGAGACAAGTATTGATTAGACTTTGCCTACCAGGTTCTCAAGAACTTGTTCTTCACTTTCACCCCTGTCCATTACCCTCCCCTTACTCTCTTACTTATAGCCATTATACTACACCAGGGCCGGTTACTTGGGTTGAGGGGTAAGTGCCGACACAGTCAACAAGTCCTCTTCCCTCCCAGGCTTTTTTATTCTCAGTAGCCACTTTTGTCCTGGCTGTGTAGACTTCACCCCCTGTGTGTCTTCTCCGGAGCCCCTTGTTGGCTGTAGTCTCCTGTATTACTAAACGGCTCAACAGATTAGCCTCCTCTCATGTGTCGCAGCTAATCTTACAGTCGCACCCTCTGCGCTGGTCACCACATCATATCATTCACTCTGGAGCTTCTTCCTTCCCACGCTACCAATGCTACCCTTTTGGACCTCTCTGTCCTTCCATGGCCTTCTCATTCCAATGGATGTGTCTTGTAAATCTAGCAAGTCCGTAGGAATAAATCATACCAGTAATAGGAGTGCTGGATGAAGTCCCTTAAAGTATAtgtctgggcaaaataaaaaagatttagtgCATGTTCCAATGTTGTATCTCTTTGCAAATGCTACTGGTGCGGAAAAATATCTGACCTGGCAAGAGATCTGCAAGTTCCTAACCTCCTGTAGTAAGCAACTCTGCCTCTGCTACACCGATATGCCAACTGTATTCAGCCCTGCACTTTATAGGAGGATATGAGGGCACCCAGTAATGAAGATGGGAAGAGTGGGGGTGGGGGTGCACATTAGTACAACTTATGCTGGactgggctgacaacactgctctgGGAACTACAGAAGAAGCATTGTGTTGTCAGCCAAAGGAGCTTACTGGATGCTTCCAATCACCTggtatttttctgcacttgcTGCATTTTTACCTGAATGAAATATGATGTATTGTAgtagtgatttttattttctttctcccaGACATATACTTTAGGCACACAGACC contains:
- the LOC140344894 gene encoding C-Jun-amino-terminal kinase-interacting protein 4-like (The sequence of the model RefSeq protein was modified relative to this genomic sequence to represent the inferred CDS: added 1144 bases not found in genome assembly), whose protein sequence is MELEDGLVYQEEAGASMSERVSALAASIYREMERLIGRYEEEAVKELMPLVVAVLENLEAACTERHEQEAELELLREDNEQLITQYEREKALRKHAEEKFIEFEDVQEQDKKELQTRVENLESQIRQLELKAKNSADQISRLEEREAELKKEYNALHQRHSEMIHNYMEHLERTKLQQLMSSDQLESTMHNRMRKERPISLGIFPLSPGDSLVLPDARGAETPGNGPWKVHEQNQARSNTSLKDELMNISQPGSKTVSSDADNMVHATSKDPKDEVIMRANLQNNNIQRNRKNEDVQVNQEMTSASTDTNDNEEKSEVQSIIESTPELDMDKDPKSCHMTSTPTKGIENKAFDRNTDSLFEELSSAGTDLIGDVDEGADLLGMGREVENLILENTQLLETKNALNVVKNDLIAKLDELMCEKDVLQGELASIKHTKQKLEEKNKELEEELKKARAEAEEARQKSKEEEDSDVPTAQRKRFTRVEMARVLMERNQYKERLMELQEAVRWTEMIRASRENPAMQEKKRSSIWQFFSRLFSSSGTASKKPDLPVNVRYNAPTSHITPSIKKKSSALAKLPSDKSKAFDFLSDDTEASLASRREQKREQYRQVKAHVQKEDGRIQAFGWSLPQKYKPLPNGGQSEGKMKNLPVPVYLRPLDEKDSSMKLWCAVGVNLSGGKTRDGGSIIGASVFYSDLPGSDMDDQKPRSESQSSLDKLEQELKVQQKELRHQDELSSLVWICTSTHSSTKVIIIDANDPGNVLDTFIVCNSHVLCIASVPGVMETDYPSGDSTKLDTDSGQAEKSSLSESLVSSTSSSEQPVGGVRVTVASAEESEPPLPQTASVIITEAECNPDPDSTNTELDDNVPTAEEATEATEVGDGTTDDVADIQAGIYTEHVFTDPLGVQNTTEDSGCQPSSESDLYKDGVATLPSEQDLMREEAQKMNSLLPTMWLGAQNGHLYVHSSVAQWKKCLLQIKLKDSILSIVHVKGIVLVALADGTLAIFHRGVDGQWDLSNYHLLDFGRPHHSIRCMTVVHEKVWCGYRNKIYIVHPKTMKIEKSFDAHPRKESQVRQLAWVGDGVWVSIRLDSTLRLYHAHTYQHLQDVDIEPYVSKMLGTGKLGFSFVRITALMVSCNRLWVGTGNGVIISIPLTETIILHQGRLLGLRGKCRHSQQVLFPPRLFYSQ